The DNA sequence AGAAATTTGTTCGATATAAGTTATTCTTCGACAATGAAGAGATAGCTTATTAATAAAACCGACACATTATGATGGGGAATGTAAGCCTTGACCTAGTTTTATACTATTTTCTAAGATGGGTGAGATCAAGAGCATGTTATAAACTCGAAGGAGACTTATGATCAGTTGGTCTAGTAATGTTCAATCATCACTTGGTTGGAGAGAGTAAAACTTTCTTATAATCAAGGTGTAGTTTTAGTGATATCGCATGTCCGATAGatacttgtcatgtgtttaAAAAGTACACCATCAATTCAATAAGTGTTTGGCACTTGATGCCCTTGTTAGAAGAGAAATATCTCAGAAGAGATTTTAAATCAACAAAGCTTAATGCAATGCACAAAATTATAGCTACTTATCATTGTAAAGCATCGGCAATTACCACGGAATGGTAGATTGGGACGAATATCAAGTATGTATTTCATACTGCACATCTTGGATTAGGTCATGACGGTTGTGAATTACACGATAGTGGCCAGGAAGGGCTCAAATGCCTCTCCGAGTCCTTGAACTCCAAAAAGCTAGACTGTCGAGGCAAAAACACCAACCtgtccttttaaaaaaaaatcattgtaaaGCATcggcatttacatttattagtTTATTCCAAATAATTTGAGGTCCCTTTAGGAAGAATCTCTCTAagatttttatttcctttttcctaATATATCTTGAATTGATTGGTACCAACCCAACCATCTTTTTTAAAATGTTGACAAGTTTAATATGGTATTTCAACTTGTTCACAATGAAATGATTGGAAATCGTTTTCATTCAACTGTTTAGGTGTGGAAATCGCAAAATGTTTTCAAACATTAGAAGGGAAATACTAATGAGACTTTTTTAAAGGTAGAACTTTTAATAGGCTCTTCgtcattttatgttttgacATAATATTAGTGTCAACattatataatattatgtgAAAAACATGAGATGATAGAGATTCCATAAAGAGTCCTACTTTGAGATAGTCTCTTTACAATTTctcatattaaaaaaatatgaagtgtCGTAATTAAATAATCTTCTAATGAAGTGTCGTAACTAAACAAACTTCTAACATTATTGAGAGActaaaaaagaatttgaaatgaagAGACGGCCATTCCTCTTCATGcacttctaaaaaaaataatcccaaccttaaagttttaataaattaaagagggacaaaaataaaagaagtatGAAATGAGGTTTCACTATTCTAACCACATTTCTATAGAACTCGTCTGCAAGAAGCACTTGTAGTGCTACTTTAAAAtccatttggatttttattaaagattggtttcaaaaatattttcaccaaaaacgctttcagtaattttaaaagcattttcaaacaAATCCTAGTATTATGAATAGGTAGTGATatccacactcatttttactttttacacatcCCTTTCAATGTTCAGCAGtctgatcaaatgaattgaaaaagatcaacgataaaaaattaataagagtgtatgagagataaaaaaaatgaatgtgaaTAACACATAATTTGTGTAGTTTTCATATGGTTAATGATATATTCcacaaattaaaatatattagttATTATTAAATTCTACGcatcatatttaaattttttttagtagagCGATATCGTTAGTATGTTAGATGGTTAGctattaaaagagaaaaaaatcagtAAATTTTGGAACCGTACCAAATTGCAtagacataattttttttttttttttttttttttgctacttTAGTATGTATCATTTGGTGAGCATAAAAAAAGGACTCCATATAACCATGGATAATGATTGCATGACTAACGTAATTTCTCTCCCCTCTCATCCCCTTCTTTTAATTTAAAGCATTAAAAAAGAATCTAATGCGTTGGAGTTGTGCCACATATTTAACGAACCTTATTTAAGTTTTCTTAATTGCTTTTGTTCAAACACAATTGAATCAACAAACCATGCACACAAAATTTTCCATCAAATGCTTGAACCACTTCAACACCAACGGAGAGAAGAAGGCCAACCACGGTTGGCGACTTGGCGTGTGCGAGAGGAGAAGGGTAACTGGTGAAGTTAATTGGGGTAGAGAAGAGGAAGGATTGTTcaataaaagcaataaaaaaaaaggttcgaTAAATATGTGACATAATTCCAACTcattaaatttcttttaaattggaATAGATTAAAAGAAGAGTTGGAAGATGAGAGAATTCAAGTCCAACATTAATAGTGGCCTTTTCTTTCTTAAAAAcagtctcttttttttttactgaaaatTCCCGATCAACAATCATGGATTCTCAGAAGTTGCAAAACATTGGACAatggaaggaaaagaaaagagggGTCGCACTCAGAATCCCACTACGACCGTTGCTTGAcgtaaagaaaaaaataataggcATCGATCTCTATGTGATTTGCACTAAAATTTGGATGCTTTGAGGTGAGGCTgctttcattttccttttgtttagGGCTTTGGTGATTGATAAAGTGATTCCATCGTTTTCAAAGGCTCTGGTTTTTGGAGTTTTAGTCCTGTAAAATAATAGAAATGATGATGTATGTTCCTCGAAAGCTTTCGAAACTTTATGTCATTCACATCAATCATTACGTGCACTTAGGAGTAAATTCGATAATGTTTATGTAGGGAGcactttttctcctttttattgAAAGGATGATAATCTTTTATATTAAGAATTTAAGTGTTTTACATAAAGTACTCGTATATGATTCTcccaataaaacaaaaaaaaaaccactaagATCCTAAGCTTTGCTCGCTGTCTGACCAACTCCTAgcaccttttttaatttttaatttttaaatttcaattaaattattatataacaataaaaatatataaataagtgaCTACAATGAATTGAATCCATAAAATGAAATATGTATTGAGAGTTATTCTATAAGAAACCGTCTAGAGCTGCCTAGATCGCCTAGACGACTGCCTAATTGCCGTCAGGAGACTTCACCGATTTCTAAACTCCTAGACCCTAATCGAGATGCCCGTCCTCTGCCTAAACCACTTTTTAGAATAGTACAATAAAGTACCAAAATGTGCTTTTATAATCCAGAGCACCTTTTTAGTTATGGGAAAATTTAGCAAAACTTCTTGAATTCTAGACCATGTTCTAGTTCACTTCTGGTTATGAAACCTCCGAAAACTTTTAATGTGCCAATATATTTCTAATTGTTAGTTTTTATTCCGTATGTACGATAGAAGCTTCCGAATTTACTGCACGTGTAAGTTACGATTCATGTTAAACTTTCCTCAAATATGAAAATTCAAAGTATTTACTAATTTTCCTTGTGAATGTAGCATTTTATTGACTCATATGCCACTAAAAGTTGATCATGCGCATTACGTaatgattaaattaatataattgtGACCAAATTGGTGGTCAGGAGATTACTAAAAAAACATAAGttaaaaacacaattttttttttttggtaaattacataaaactaccatAACTATTGGACCAGTCATAATTTCATACTCcatctttaaaaaaattcaatatcataccttatcttcgaatttgttgcaatgtcatacattCCATCATTTGTCTGTCAATtactctgttaaatgctgatgtagCTTAAGGTGGggccactttctattaaaaaattaataaaatattaaaaaaataataatttacccttaaaaaaataaaaaaaaccatcttcacCGACCCCATCCCCATCCctgcaacccaaatccaaaaccaccCCAAACCTAAATCCCACCCACgccaacacccccccccccccccagacCCCCTTCCTCATTCTCTGCTGCTGCCACATCATCCTCATCTTCCTCCTCCTATCCAACCCCCAAACTCAAATCATTAAACCCTAATTGCACCCTCCTCTGCAAGCACTTGCCATTGGCCACCCTCGACCTCCTCATCCTCATTCTCGCCTTCTTCTCTGGGACCTTCCTCATGACGTCCTACTTTTCCTACATCTTCAACTCCCTCTCGCTTCTCCTCTCTCACTCCACCCTCAATCTCCACCACATTCTTGTCCCCTACGTCGTCGGCTTCGTCACCACGCTGTTCGTAGTCGAGTTCTGTTGCGTCAGCGAGGGAAATCCTAATTACGAGCGCCTCAGGACTAAGCTTAGGTGAATGATGTCGACGAATAGGTGTGTCGTACTGTTGTTTCAAGAACGATGTGGATGCCCAGTGGCCAAGCTCAAAGGCTTGGGGGTTGgataggaggaggaggaggaggaggaggaggaggaggaggacatgGCAGTAGCAGAGAAGTATGAGGTGGGTCTGGGGGTGGGGGGAAAGATGTTGGCGTGGGTGGGATCTAGGTTTGGggtggttttggatttgggttgcagggaaggggATGTGGTCGAGGAAgatgggttttttattttgaaaaatttttaagggtaaattattattttttattattttattaattttttaacagcCTCAccttaagccacgtcaacatttaacagagCAATTGACAAACAAAtgacggaaggtataacattgcaacaaatttgaagataaggtatgacattgaaattttttaaagatgagatatgaaactGTAACTagcccaatagttgaggtagttttatgtaatttactcttttttttcttcttctgagtacatcaatattttcaCACTATGGAAGGAGGAGTTCGGCTAAGTTATACGATGGGCAgcctaatttagtatcgaatttgccatcgacgagattcaaacctaagaactctcacttctaagtaaaaaggaataccactagatcgtagtattGAGTGACCGTATAAAACACAATTAGAAACGTATTGATCGTCTAAAATCTGTTTTACAGAGTTCCACTATCCATACCAATTTCATTGGATCAGATCCACAAATGTATGCGAGGAAGAGGAATATAAAAGTTATAAACTGGTTTGAACCAGCTCTTTTCCAGCCCATTGGACAAGCTTACAAGTCATACATCAAAATCCATGATTAACAACATTGTTTAAAGATAACTACTCCTAATACAATTTGGCCATGGTTTTACTAGAAAGAGATTCAGAATGTCTTCTTCCCCGACAATGAGCCGTCGACAAACAATAGCTAAGGCCTTCCACAgtagacccaaaaaaaaaaaaaagatttaggaTTTAGGGTAACCACATTTAGGGTtgaaaaaaattcccaaaaatcccaaaccaaaccaaaaaaatcccaaaccaaaaccatCCCGAAGTTCGGTAATCCCATCCtgaaaaataccaaaattttcGATATGGGATTGGTTTCAAAATCCCATTTGTTCGGTAATCCCGAAATCCAAAAAAATACTGAAGTATTCGGTTTCCTATTGACTTTTGGGTTTTGGTTCCCATTTCCAAACTCAAAAAGCAGAGCCTTTTGGCTCCCACTAACAGAAGgcacaaaataatattaataattaaaaaaaaaaaagtaaaggcACAAAATTCAATTGGCTTTCGACTTCCCAACTCAAAAGAAGGAGCCTTTTGGCTCCCACTAACAAAAGGAGGAAGGAGCAGAGAAAGGAAGGAGCAGAAGGAGGATGGTAGCACTCTTCGTGTTGAGAAGCAGAGAGAGGAAGGAGCTACTACTATCGAAAGCTTTCTCAAATCTTTGAAGCTCTCTCGTCTCTAGTATCGACCCATCTCCTTCTCTATCATCTCTAAAGCTTTCTCTGAATTAGGGTTCGAATGAGGATTTACAAATTAGGGATTTACGATTTAGATCTTTTGATTGTTTcgatttggatttggatatggATTTCTTGATTAATTTTCTGGGGATTTCTATATTAATTTTATGTGGATTTGGTTGATTTGGATTTCTGGATTTCCATGGTCAATTTCTGCTTTGCATGTTcaatttcttttctgttttgcaTGCTCGATCTGCAGGTTTGAATTGAATTTATCAGCTTCTTCCATTAACAAGAAGCCAAAATTCTACCCTACTGCAATCCCGAAACCACACCGAAATCTTGAATTTATTTCGGGAATCTCAAAATTCGGTATTACCTAAGGATCGGTTTGGGATTCGAGATCccattttcgggacgggatccCATATCGAACCAACCCTAACCACATTTCACTTCTTCATGTCTGAGGTGATTTTCAAATGAGCCAcgagttttcaattttctcacTTTGCTACCGGTTTTGAGATTGTAGCAATTTACGCCTTTAGTCTAatgaattatttgaattttcattcaattgATGACATGGTGAGTATTGAAACCCGTAAATGGGTTGATATGTAAGCCACATTTACACCCCATTATCTAAAAAACTCATCAATATAATGAATAAAATAGACATAAAAGGTGTAACACACTTTAAAATAGCAAACTTTTCATACTTGCTAAATTGCACAAAATGGAGCTATATGATGAATGAACAAAACAGATCCACATATACACACGACATATGTGATCATCAGACCTAATTGCATTAGAATTTGCCATCAGAATTCACACCAGAACTACAGCATTCATCACATTTGTTCGGGTTAGAAATTACAATCAACATTTCCGACATAGAATCACAGCAAAAAAAGCCACACATGTTAAGGTTTTTACGCTCTACTTCTTAACACCATCGGCATCTTTCTCTACAACTACTTTGATCTTCACATACCTGAGATCCACAGCAGTTGCAGGAAACACAGCCAGGTACACCAAAACAACAGAATTCATCACATTTTCATGTTAGAGATTACAAACAACATTGGCAACATACATTCACAGGAAAAAAAGGCCACGCCCTTGAAGACATTATGCACTAGTACTTAATACCATCGACATCTTTCTCTACAACTACATCGATCTTCTCGTACCTAAACTCCGCAGGCTTTGGAGAAAACTCAGCAGGGAACTCCGTGTGCCTACTGATGATAATAGCCCACAAAAACAGCATCACAAATGCCACCAATGCCCCACACCCAGTCACGAAGATCATCCCGGCAAGAACTGTCAATGGGCAAACCCCCCGCTTCTGCACGCTCAAACTCTCACCATGTCCATCCAAATACCCCCTCGGATTCACCGGCAGAGAATGCATCGACTTGGGAACATTTCTAAGCCTAAAATTCCATGAATACACACTGCTAATCTGTGACGAATTTCCATGCGAATTCGAGGAGCTAATACCTACATACACATCCTCACCTCTCCACATTCCCGACATATCTATCCCATATGCCGTAATCGGAGCATAAGGCCTCGATTCGTCCATTTTGCCTAGCCTAATCTCCAATCGTTTCGAACTAGCATCGTAATCGATCCAACATTTCAACTTTTCTCCACTATTAAGCACCAAATTCAATTTAGAAACATTACCAACAGCTAGAGATACAAAGCTACCAACATCTACCCCTATGTGATTAGCATTCAAATCATTCATATCTCCATTCATGTCAGTATCAAATTCAACACCCAGAAATCGATCGTCACCTTTAATCCCAAACGGGCCCTTACCCGATAATCTGGACCCCAAATCTCCGGGAGCAAAGACGAGCAAAAGCCCGTCGCCGCCGTCGGGCGTCATCGAGAATGCGAACTCGGTTGAAAACGACGTCGGGTTGCTGAGATTCCCATCAAGAAATTTAAAGGGTTTTCTGCGGAGGAGAAGACCGGAGCTTGAGACCGACGGCCGCGTAAGGTTGACATAGGATCCACCGCCTGCTAGCGCGGCGTCACCGAGGAGGGCAATTTCGGAATCGAAGTTGGGATTGCTGCTGTTGTTTAGAGGTTCGGGCCCGGAAGAAGAAGTGGGTTCTgcaattagggttagggttaggaaATAGAAGGAGGAGAGGAGGAAAATGAAGGGGAAATTGCAGCGGGAAATGGTGAAGTTCGCCATTGTTGTTTGCAGAAACCCGAGGCGTCCTCGTGCACTTCCCGAATCAGAGCGATTCAACGATTTTCTATTTATCCGATCCGAAAAAcggatttttctatttttttggtaaagcaGTTTTGCATTTTTCTGTCCAAAAAACCCGCAACATATATAGGCTTAACGACGTCGTGTTGCCTTCACACCGACACCCTGATTTAGAAAGCAGTTGACGACATGAGTCAAGAGTCGAAACCCTGGTCTTTGTTTGGTCAACTTTTTGGTGATAAAATTTTGAACCAACTACATTTCACATTTTTAacgtttttttttgtcaaacgataaattttgttagattaacaATTGATAGAGTTCAAACTCACACCGTAATGCAATAGTTCAATATTTTTCTACTACTGTGGTAAAAGACCGCTTGCACACTCTCAATATTTAAAGTCATCTTGTAACCAGGGATTTGGCGAGATGACGATAGTGGAGCTtagaggttttttatttttttattttttttttgataatggAGGGTTTGGAGGTAGGAAGGGACGGGAGAGAGTTTTCTCTTCCGTTttctattttaatatttttatatcatttaattttgtttttatgagATTTCTTTACTTGttttagaaaatatttaatttgtttaatatgGGCTTTTGAATCATTTTGTTGAGGGCTACATCTGTCTTTAAAAACTTTACAAAATTTTTGGTGTCCAGATACGGCCtatttattaaaaagaaaaaagcccaaACAACCTAAACAGAAACAAATCTAAAGGCCCATTTAACATATAAATATCCAAATCCAGTCCTTTCCATCCGCAGCAAAATATGAATTGTATTTGCAATCCAAGGGCATCTGCCATAAGAATTGACAATTAGTCAACAACACAAAGAATCGTTTCAATAAATGGTGGATTAAGCTGTTGGTTTAGGACGCGAGCAATATTGTAAGAGCTTTCGGACGCGAGCAATTAGCATATGAGTTTGCAACGTGCTCATAGATTAGGAGggccatatatttttttttgtgatctATGGTTTGTCTGgaagttcttttaaaatgactgaaatcatttttggtaaaaatatttttgagtaccaaaaacacttgaagtgtttcATTTTTTAAGGAAgcacttacatttttattaaggattggttccaaaaacattttcaattatttaaaaaaaaaaaaatttcgaaacGAGCCTATAGATTCCTAAGTTATTTTATAATATCCCATTGTAGCAATGCAAATACTAAATCAGTGAGGAATAGCTCGCTATTGGGATAAATTTTACTGTCTAATGTTGTTTATTGGTCATATTTATTTGGACTTACAAATATGACATTCTCGTTGCATGAAAGTCTTTCTCTATTTCAAGAAATTTGTAACTCATGTGACTCAACACATTCGAGTTCTTGTGTTCAGGTCTCTCACAAACTACCCCCAAATCATCTTGAATCCCTTAAGCACTTGTTCATTTTCTGCCCTAGCTTCTCATGCAATTTGAATTCCTCCCCTCTGTTCTCTCTGCTTGATACTGTACAGAGCTCTTCGTATTATTCTGATACGGTAGCAGGAACGCACTATGCCTGCATGTCGAATACAAAATAATACTTCCATTCTTTTTCATATGGTAGCTTCGATAGATAGCAACGTAAGGGTAACGTGCAACTTTATGAACACTTCTCAATCAAATCCCCCAAGTAATCAAATCCTCCAGGTCCCGAATACATGACTGAAAAATCGAGTCTCACAAAgtgaaaatattaaaacaagTAATCGAGAAGAAATAGGAGTGGAGGGGTTTGAATTTGGAGGCAAGTCAAGGGTTTTGGGGTCCCTTTGGTAGTTGCCAGAGCAAAGCAGCATCCAAATCCTTCGGACGGATTGAACAGGCAAGTCAAGGGTTTTGGGGTCCCTTTGGTAGTTGCCACAGCAAAAGCAGCATCCAAATACTTCTGATGGATTGAAAAAATTTCAAGTgtgtgggttttgttttggcCGTTTGTGTGTCCTTGATAAAGCTTTGTGTAGTGCAGGAGGGAGACAATTGGGGTGCATATCTCACAATTCAAGATAATTTGCACACACACGACACTCACGCACACACACAGAGGACACTGGTGCCCCCATACAAATTCTTCTTCTCCCACTTTGGACCCCATCTGCCATTTGAATTAGACCATTCGTTTAGTGGTAAAAGATTTAGATTtagatgatgatggtgatgattaCTATTAATTACTACCATGATGAACAATGATGATAGTTAGACCACGCAACATTTTCTACTCGAGAATTCTCCAAACTTTGCATAGGTTTAGGAAGCTTCTGAAATCAAGAATTCGTTTAGGGTTTCTTCATATTGTTGACAAATTCAAAGTGAAAGCTAATCATCTAATTACTTAATAGTGCAAGCCATCCTCCACAATACTACACAATAGCGCTCTCTTTCACATGCACGTTATACTGCATAAGTAACTGTGTATTCTACaaatctacatatttattttaaaaagaaagtaaaacatACACAAACAGACTTCAAGGATAGTTGATGCGTGCTCGAGTCCAACCCACATTATAGCTCTCACCCACCCCTTTCCCATTCCCCTCCCCACACCCCAATTTTGGTGGCCGAAACCGTACCTAAATGTATATAATCAACGTATACAAGACCATTTTCAATATACAATTTTGTGATTTAAGTCTATCTATTAATTTAATAACAAGGAAAATAATTAAGGTGGTGCAAGGTTGGGAGTCATCAGTCTTGCGACAAAATAAATCAAGTACACCAAAGCATGCTAGAATTTTCGTACGTTTCGTATGAGTTTTACAAATCGATCCTTTATTTCAAAATGAGAGAAATGGATAAAagaacttttatttaattaggtCTCATCTCATCACATGTATATGATGTCTTTGCCTTTGCCTTTGGTGCACTCAATGCGAGGCCCAAAAGTGGGGGAAAAAGAAAGTCGTTAAGCTTATAAAATCATTCCTCCACTACATTGGATTCTAATTAAAGTCCTTAAAAGCCTGAGATTTGGAGTTCTTGACTTTGGTCCACTGTAGTTCATGTGGCCATGTTAGTCTGTTCTGGTAGGTTCAAGTTCAACTGGATCTCCCTAGTTTCGGGTGGTGGCAATTGTAGAAAATAATTCATGCTAATAAACCATGTGATTTCTACTTTCTTGCAATTTGTCAATTTGATCGTCAAAGTAAAATTACCTTTACAAAAAGGTGAAGTCAAAGTGTTGGAAGGTAATGATCTAAAGTTTCAGAGATTAGGGTAAATTGTAACGCAAGACTTCACCTTGAGAGCTTCCACTTTTATGCTAATCATGATTCATGAACTGGAAAATCAAAACTTACTACCAGTTTCTTAATCtagaaacttttattttttactttttcatgTTTCACTGCAAAAGAAAATCGATTACAATTTGTTTACCATAATGTTTTTAAGGAAATTTCGACAGGATGaaggaaatttgattaaaaatgtaTTCACCGTAGATATGTAATGTAGTAGTATACTACAAATTACTAAGATTAATCAGTTTTAACCTATCTTTGTTATAAtgtaaataagattttttttacaaGCAATGGAGCTAGGTTCCATTAACCCAAATCAAATCTAAGAGGTGCCAAATGGGTACGTATTCTCCATTGACCAATTTTCTTATCTAAAGAGATTCATTCATCAACAAATAAGATAAAACCCCTTATGACTACCACACACAAAAACTGGATGCACGTGCTATAATATGTCACAAAAGATATAAACGTGACAAATCATGCTCTGAATGCACACATAAGCCATCACTAAAGCAACTAGGCCACATCGCACCACCGCTAGAACAACGAGGCCATAACACTCGCCGAAGCGACATAACACaaaacattaaacaaaactAACTAATTCGAAAAGGGAACCACTAATAAACTTGACTCCACGACACCAACACCGCTTCTAGAGATATGTATAGCCTTCACCACAAGAGCCGCCACAGGTTTGGTCATGTAAGGCGGCTAGGCTGCCTGAGGAGGGCAAAATC is a window from the Pyrus communis chromosome 16, drPyrComm1.1, whole genome shotgun sequence genome containing:
- the LOC137720680 gene encoding lectin-like protein LEC, producing the protein MANFTISRCNFPFIFLLSSFYFLTLTLIAEPTSSSGPEPLNNSSNPNFDSEIALLGDAALAGGGSYVNLTRPSVSSSGLLLRRKPFKFLDGNLSNPTSFSTEFAFSMTPDGGDGLLLVFAPGDLGSRLSGKGPFGIKGDDRFLGVEFDTDMNGDMNDLNANHIGVDVGSFVSLAVGNVSKLNLVLNSGEKLKCWIDYDASSKRLEIRLGKMDESRPYAPITAYGIDMSGMWRGEDVYVGISSSNSHGNSSQISSVYSWNFRLRNVPKSMHSLPVNPRGYLDGHGESLSVQKRGVCPLTVLAGMIFVTGCGALVAFVMLFLWAIIISRHTEFPAEFSPKPAEFRYEKIDVVVEKDVDGIKY